The Streptomyces sp. 135 sequence GCTGCGCATCAGTTCGTCGGTGCGGGCGCTTCCGGCGAGGGCGACCAGCTCCCGATGGAAGTGGATGTTGGCGGTGGACACGCCTTTCCAGTCACCCGTGCGGGCGGCGTGCCGCCCGTCCGAGACGGCGTCGGCGAGCCCGTCCACGGCATAGGGCGGCTCGCCGAGCGTGCGGACGACGGCGCATTCGACGAGGGCCCGGGTGCGGTAGATGTCCTCCACGTCCTCGTCGGTCAGCCTGCGGACGAAGACGCCGCGGTTGAGCTGATGTTCCAGCAGCCGTTCGTGCGTGAGCAGCCGGAACGCCTCACGGAGCGTGTTGCGCGAGACGCCGAGCGCACCACCGATGCTGTCCTCGGAGAGGCGGGTCCCGGGCGGGAAGAAGCCCGCGGCGATGCGGCTCCTGAGGATGTCCGAGACCCGCTCGGCCGTACTGGTGCGCCCGAGCAGGGCGCGGTCGTCGGCCAGTCCGTTCACGTCAGCCATCCCCTCCGCCATGCCCGGATTCAATCGCACATACAAGAACGAGACAACAGGGGTATTGAAGGATCGTTCAACGATCCTCTACGTTGTCGGGCACGACTCCACCGCCCCCCTCCCCGCTCCAGCACCCTCCCGTCCCTCTCCTGCGAGGTGCCCATGAGCACGACCCCACCACCCAAGACCGCCCCGGCCGAGCCCGGCCCGGGTCCACGCGCCGACACGCACGCCCCCCAGAACGAACTCATCGACGACAGCGGCGCGTTCGGCTGGCTGCGGGCGCTCGGTCCACGCGGCCGCCGCGCCTTCGCCGGGGCCTTCGGGGGCTACGCCCTCGACTCCTACGACTACTTCACGCTGCCGCTGAGCATGGTGGCGCTCGCCGCGTACTTCGGCCTCGACAGCGGCCAGACCGGGCTCTTCACCACCGTCACCCTGGTCGTCTCCGCGGTCGGCGGCGCCGTCGCGGGCGTGGTCGCCGACCGCATCGGCCGCGTGAAGGCACTGATGATCACGGTCATCACGTACGCGGTCTTCACCGTCGCCTGCGGTTTCGCGCCCAACTACGAGACGCTGCTGGTCTTCCGCGCCCTCCAGGGCCTCGGGTTCGGCGGCGAGTGGGCGGTCGGCGCGATCCTCGTCGCCGAGTACGCCACCGCCAAGAACCGCGGCCGTACGCTCGGCGCGATCCAGAGCTCCTGGGCCGTCGGCTGGGGCCTCGCCGCGATCGTCTACACCGTGGTGTTCCAGTTCCTGGACGACGACCTCGCCTGGCGCGTGATGTTCTGGACCGGCGCGCTGCCCGCCCTCCTGGTGATCTATGTGCGCCGCAATGTGCACGACGCCCCCGAGGCGGCGGCGGAGCGCCGAAAGAGCGCGAACAGGGGCTCGTTCACGGCCATTTTCAAGCCGGGGCTGCTGCGCGTCACGTGCTTCGCGGTGCTCCTGTCCACCGGAGTGCAGGGCGGTTACTACACGCTGGCCACCTGGGTGCCCACGTATCTGAAGACCGAGCGCGGCCTGACCGTCGTCGGCACCGGCGGCTACCTCACCTTCCTGATCTCCGGCGCCTTCATCGGCTACCTGACGGGTGGTTACCTCACCGACAAGCTCGGCCGCAAACGGAACATCGCGCTCTTCGCGTTCCTCTCCGCGGCCAGCATCCTGGCCTACACGAACATCCCGGACGGGGCCAACGGCCTTCTCCTTGTGCTCGGATTCCCGCTCGGCTTCTGTATGTCGGCCATCTTCAGCGGCTTCGGCTCCTTCCTGAGCGAGCTGTATCCGGCCGCCGTGCGCGGCACTGGACAGGGCTTCACGTACAACACGGGGCGGGCGGTGGGCGCCGTGTTCCCCACTATGGTCGGCTTCCTCGCCGACAGCTGGGGCGTCGGCGGCGCGCTGGTCTTCGGAGCGGTGGGATACGGCCTCGCCGTCATCGCGCTGTTCGGCCTCCCCGAGACGCGAGGGAGGGAACTGCTGTGACGCGAGGAAGGGAAACCACTGTGATCGAGCACGCGCGCGTGGGCGACCGCGCGACCCGTACCGCCGAGCAGGCCCGTGCGGCGTTCCGTGCGGGCGAGACGAGTCCGACCGCCGGCTGGGCGGCGGGCCGCACGCAGGCCAACCTCATCTCCGTCCCGGCCGACTGGGCGTACGAGATGCTGCTGTTCTGCCAGCGCAATCCGAAGCCCTGCCCGGTGCTCGACGTCACGGACGCGGGCTCCTGGGTCACACCGCTCGCCCCGGACGCCGATCTCCGCACGGATCTGCCGCGCTACCGCGTGTGGGAGCACGGCGAGCTGGTCGACGAGCCCACGGACGTCGTCGACCGGTGGCGCGAGGACCTGGTGTCGTTCCTCATCGGGTGCAGCTTCACCTTCGAGTGGGCGCTCGCCGACGCCGGGGTTCCGCTGCGCCACATCGAGCAGGGCCGCAACGTCCCGATGTACGTGACCACGCGCCCCTGCCGCCCCGCCGGGCGGCTGCACGGCCCCATGGTCGTGTCGATGCGGCCCGTCCCGCCCAACCGTCTCGCCGACGCCATCAAGGAGAGCGCGCTGATGCCGGCGGTGCACGGCGGCCCCGTGCACTGCGGCGAACCGGCCGGGCTCGGCATCGAGGATCTGGGCCGGCCCGACTTCGGTGACCCGGTGGCCGCCGAGCCGGACGACATCCCGGTGTTCTGGGCGTGCGGGGTGACACCGCAGGCCGCCGTGATGGCATCGCGGCCGCCCTTCGCGATCACGCACGCCCCGGGCCGGATGTTCATCACCGACGCCCGGGACGAGCAGTACCGCGTGGCTTGACCGACGACAACCACCTGGCCGTCAAGAACCCCAGGAGACCTCCGCAGATGAGCACCACCTCCATCGATCTGAACGCCGACCTCGGCGAGGGCTTCGGCCGCTGGCACCTGACCGACGACGAGGAGTTGCTGTCCGTCGTCACCAGCGCCAACGTGGCTTGCGGCTTCCACGCCGGGGACCCGGTCACCATGCGCAGGGTGTGCGACCGGGCCGCCGAGCGCGGGGTACGGATCGGCGCGCAGGTCTCCTACCGCGACCTGGCGGGCTTCGGGCGGCGCGCGATGGACGTGCCACCCGACGAGCTGGCGGCCGAAGTGGCCTACCAGATCGGCGCCTTGGAGGTCTTCGCCCGGGCGGCGGGCACGCGCGTGTCGTACGTGAAGCCGCACGGCGCGCTCTACAACCGCGTCGTCCACGACGAGGGCCAAGCTCACGCCGTCGTCGAGGGAGTGCTGCTCGCCGGCGCCTCGCTGCCCGTCCTCGGGCTGCCCGGCTCCCGCTTCCTGGAGTCGGCGGCGCAGGCGGGACTCCCCGCCGTCACCGAGGCGTTCGCGGACCGCGCCTACACCGAGGAGGGCACGCTGGTGCCGAGGGGCAGCGAGGGTGCCGTCATCACGGAGGCGGACGCCGTCGTCGAACGGTCCCTGGGAATGGCGCGGTCCGGGACGGTCACCTCCCGCACCGGCCGCGAGATCCCGGTCCGCGCGCGGTCGCTGTGCCTGCACGGCGACACTCCGGGGGCGGTGGAGCTGGCCCGCCGGGTCCGGGCCCGCCTGGAGGCGGCCGGTGTGCGTGTGGCGGCCTTCGCGTGAGGGTGCTGCCGGTGGGCGAGAAGGCCCTGCTCGTCGAAGTGGCCGACGGCGTCGAGGCGCAGGCCCTCCACGCCGAGCTGCTGCGCCGCAGGGCGTCGGGGTCCTTGCGGGTCCGGGAGATCATCCCCGCGGCCCGCACGGTGCTCCTCGACGGCCTCGACGAGCCCACCCGGGTCGGGGCCGAACTGCCCGGCTGGGAGATCCCGCCGCTGCCCGCGCGCGCGGACGCGGTCCTTGAGATCCCGGTCCGGTACGACGGTCCGGACCTCGCGGACGTCGCCGCGTACTGGGGGGTGAGCGTGCCCGAGGTGGCGCGGATCCACGCGGCGACGCAGTTCCGCGTCGCCTTCTGCGGGTTCGCGCCCGGCTTCGGATATCTGACCGGGCTATCCGAGCGCTACGAAGTCCCGCGCCGGGCCACGCCCCGCACCTCCGTCCCCGTGGGCAGCGTCGCCCTGGCAGGCCCGTACACGGGCGTGTATCCGCGTGCCTCGCCCGGCGGCTGGCAGCTGATCGGCTCGACGGACGCCGTGCTGTGGGACCACGCGCGCGTGCCCGCCGCGCTGCTCTCCCCCGGCGTACGCGTGCGCTTCGTGGCGGACACCTCGCCGAAGGGGGCGCGATGACCGACCGTGCCTTCGCCGTCGTACGGGCCGGGGCGCTGACCACCGTCCAGGACCTGGGCCGCCCCGGGCACGCCCATCTCGGGGTGCCGCGCTCCGGGGCCCTGGACCCGTCCGCGGCCCGCCTGGTCAACCGTCTGGTGGGCAACCCGCCGTACGCCGCCGTCCTGGAGACCACCCTCACCGGCTGCGCCGTACGCCCCCGCCGCCCCGTCACGGTGGCGGTCGGCGGCGCGCCCTGCCCCGTGACGGTGGACGGCCGCCCCGCCCCGTGGGGAGCGCCGGTACGGGTACCCGCGGGGGCGCTCCTGGACGTCGGGGCGGCGCTCTCCGGAGTACGGACGTACATCGCGTTCGACGGCGGGGTGGCCGTGGAGGCGGTGCTCGGCAGCCGCTCCACGGATCTGCTCTCCGGGCTCGGCCCGCCGCCGCTGGCGGACGGGGCGGTGCTGCCGCTGGGCAGCGCGAGCGGCACGCACGCGCGCGTGGACACCGTCCCGCAGCCGGGCCCGCCCCGGGAGCTGGTGCTGCGGGTGACGTTCGGGCCGCGCGCCGACTGGTTCACACCGGCGGCCCTGAACACGCTCACCACGGGCGCGTACCGCGTGTCCTCGGCGAGCAACCGCATCGGTCTGCGCACCGAAGGCCCCGCCCTGGAACGCGCGCTCCAGGCCGAACTGCCGAGCGAGGGCATGGTGTCGGGTGCCGTGCAGGTGCCGCCGGACGGCAGGCCTGTCGTCTTCCTCGCCGACCATCCGACGACCGGTGGCTACCCGGTGATCGCGGTCGTCCGGGAGACCGACCTGGCGTCAGCGGCCCAGGCACCACCGGGCACATCGATACGGTTCGTGGCCGTGGGCCGCCGCTGACCGGTTCCGCGTCACCACGCGAACGTCGGCGGCAAGGCCTGCACCACGCGAGCGCGGCGTCAAGGCCTGCACCACGCGGGCGTCGGCGTCAGTGCCTACACCGCGGGAGCGTCGGCGTCGGGGCCGATCCTGCTCCGTACCGCCGTCTGTACCTCGTCCTCCTCGGCGGGGTCAGAGGCGAGCCTGCGCAAGCGGTTGACCACGCGGGCGTCGCCGGTCTCGGCGTGGCGCGCGGCGACCCCGCGGGTGGATTCCTCGCAGTCCCAGAGGCATTCGACGGCGAAGCCCGCGGCGAAGGTGGGGTCGGTGGCGGCGAGCGCCCGGGCGGCGCGGCCGCGCAGATGGGAGGAGGCCGTCTCGCGGTAGACGTGGCGCAGCACGGGGGCCGCGCAGGCGATGCCGAGGCGGCCTGCGCCGTCGACGAGGGTCCAGAGCGTCGGCGCGTCGGGTCCCTCGCCGCGGACCGCCTCGCGGAGCGCCGCGAGGACCAGCTTGCTGTCCTGCGCGTCGCCCCGGCAGGCGAGCACGCGTCCGGCGGCGGCGCCCAGGGCGTCGGGGCGGTAGGCCCAGCGCCGGGCGCGCTCGACGGCGGCGGGGTGGCCCATCCGTTCGAAGGCCTCGGTCGCGGCGTCCACCACGACCGGGGAGTGCCCTTCGACGGCGTACTCGATGAGGTCGAGGACGGCGGGGTCACGGGCGTCCGCCAGGTAGCGAAGCGCGGTGCCGCGCGCCCCGTCGGAGCCGCTCCGGGCGGCCTCGACGATCTCGGCGCGGTCCTCGGGGCCGGCGACGGCGCTCAGGCAGCGGGCGGCGGGCACGTGCAGCACGGCGCCGCGTTCGAGGCCCTCCTGGGCCCAGTCGAAGACGGCCTGGACGCTCCAGCCGGGGCGGGGGCCGGCCGGCCGCATCTGCCGCTGCCAGCGGTCGAAGGAGCCCTGTTCCCGCGCGGCGCGCACACGGGCGCCGATATCGGCGCGGGGGTCCTCCTCCCACAGGCGCCAGGGCCGTGGTTCGTAGGCGTCGCGGACGGTGGCGGCCAGTTCGGCCTCGCCCTCGGCGTCGGCGGGGAATCTGGCGAGCACGGGGGCGGCGAGGGCGCGCAAGCCCGCGTCGTCGTCGCGCAGGGCCAGCTCGTCCAGGGCCCATGCCCAGTTCGTGCCGAAGGCCGCGTACCGCCGCAGGAGCTCCAGGGCGTCGTGCCTGCCGTACGAGGCGAGGTGCCCGAGGACGGCGAGGGCGAGACCGGTGCGTGAGTCGTCCGTGTTGAGGACGTCCTCGGCGTCGAAGAGGTGCCGCTCGATCGCGCCGAGCCCGCCGTGCAGGTCGAGGTAGAGCCGGGCGTAGTACAGCGAGCGGTTCTCCACCTGCCAGTCGTGGCGTGGATCGTTGAGCACGCAGTGGTCGAGGGCGGCGAGCGCCTCGGACCGCGGTGCCGTGAGTGCGTGCAGCGTGCCGTCGCCGCGGCCGCGCTGCAACAGGCCGAGCAGCGTACCGCTGGGCGCTATGACCGGATCGAACATGGGAAACAGCCTCACATCAAGCGTCGACGCAACCGGGAATCACGCATTACCTGGCCGCGCGCCAACACGTCGGGCCGCCCGCCGTCTCTTGCTTGTCGAAGACCATCTTCCTCTGCCTCTCGTCCGTGGCCCTTGGGGTCCCGGACGGAGGTCCGGGGGGCGGGCCGCTCACGGCCCGCGCGGTGCGGCAAGATCTGCCCCGCCGTCGCGTCCGTGAATCACGTCGTCATGATGACCCGGCGGTCATGCCCGCCGCGACCACATTTCCATCGCCCCCGTCGTTGCTGGTCGGCTACCCGCTCAGGCGGCCCCGAACAGCTTCAGCAGCTCCGTCTTCCGGAACATCCGTGCGGTGTCCACCGCCGACGGCATCCCGGCGGCCGGGTCGGCCCCGCCGTCCAGGAGGGCCCGGACGACCGCGTCCTCGCCCTTGAAGACGGCGCCGGCGAGCGGCGTCTGCCCTCGGTCGTTGGCGCGGTTGGCGTCCGCGCCACGCTCCAGGAGGGCGTGGACGGCGTCGGCGTGCCCGTGGTAGGCGGCGAGCATCACCAGCGAGTCGCCGCTGTCGTTGGTGAGGTCGGCGGGGACGCCCGCGTCGACGTACGCCGCGAGCGCCGCGGCGTCACCCTGCCGGGCCAGATCGAAGATCTTGGTCGCCAGCTCCACGACCTCGGGGTCGGGGGCTTCGCTCATGGGGGCGTCCGCCTTTCTGGGATGCGCTGCCGGTGC is a genomic window containing:
- a CDS encoding putative hydro-lyase — its product is MIEHARVGDRATRTAEQARAAFRAGETSPTAGWAAGRTQANLISVPADWAYEMLLFCQRNPKPCPVLDVTDAGSWVTPLAPDADLRTDLPRYRVWEHGELVDEPTDVVDRWREDLVSFLIGCSFTFEWALADAGVPLRHIEQGRNVPMYVTTRPCRPAGRLHGPMVVSMRPVPPNRLADAIKESALMPAVHGGPVHCGEPAGLGIEDLGRPDFGDPVAAEPDDIPVFWACGVTPQAAVMASRPPFAITHAPGRMFITDARDEQYRVA
- a CDS encoding MFS transporter, with translation MSTTPPPKTAPAEPGPGPRADTHAPQNELIDDSGAFGWLRALGPRGRRAFAGAFGGYALDSYDYFTLPLSMVALAAYFGLDSGQTGLFTTVTLVVSAVGGAVAGVVADRIGRVKALMITVITYAVFTVACGFAPNYETLLVFRALQGLGFGGEWAVGAILVAEYATAKNRGRTLGAIQSSWAVGWGLAAIVYTVVFQFLDDDLAWRVMFWTGALPALLVIYVRRNVHDAPEAAAERRKSANRGSFTAIFKPGLLRVTCFAVLLSTGVQGGYYTLATWVPTYLKTERGLTVVGTGGYLTFLISGAFIGYLTGGYLTDKLGRKRNIALFAFLSAASILAYTNIPDGANGLLLVLGFPLGFCMSAIFSGFGSFLSELYPAAVRGTGQGFTYNTGRAVGAVFPTMVGFLADSWGVGGALVFGAVGYGLAVIALFGLPETRGRELL
- a CDS encoding biotin-dependent carboxyltransferase family protein, whose amino-acid sequence is MTDRAFAVVRAGALTTVQDLGRPGHAHLGVPRSGALDPSAARLVNRLVGNPPYAAVLETTLTGCAVRPRRPVTVAVGGAPCPVTVDGRPAPWGAPVRVPAGALLDVGAALSGVRTYIAFDGGVAVEAVLGSRSTDLLSGLGPPPLADGAVLPLGSASGTHARVDTVPQPGPPRELVLRVTFGPRADWFTPAALNTLTTGAYRVSSASNRIGLRTEGPALERALQAELPSEGMVSGAVQVPPDGRPVVFLADHPTTGGYPVIAVVRETDLASAAQAPPGTSIRFVAVGRR
- a CDS encoding allophanate hydrolase subunit 1, which produces MRVLPVGEKALLVEVADGVEAQALHAELLRRRASGSLRVREIIPAARTVLLDGLDEPTRVGAELPGWEIPPLPARADAVLEIPVRYDGPDLADVAAYWGVSVPEVARIHAATQFRVAFCGFAPGFGYLTGLSERYEVPRRATPRTSVPVGSVALAGPYTGVYPRASPGGWQLIGSTDAVLWDHARVPAALLSPGVRVRFVADTSPKGAR
- a CDS encoding ankyrin repeat domain-containing protein, with amino-acid sequence MSEAPDPEVVELATKIFDLARQGDAAALAAYVDAGVPADLTNDSGDSLVMLAAYHGHADAVHALLERGADANRANDRGQTPLAGAVFKGEDAVVRALLDGGADPAAGMPSAVDTARMFRKTELLKLFGAA
- a CDS encoding 5-oxoprolinase subunit PxpA, which gives rise to MSTTSIDLNADLGEGFGRWHLTDDEELLSVVTSANVACGFHAGDPVTMRRVCDRAAERGVRIGAQVSYRDLAGFGRRAMDVPPDELAAEVAYQIGALEVFARAAGTRVSYVKPHGALYNRVVHDEGQAHAVVEGVLLAGASLPVLGLPGSRFLESAAQAGLPAVTEAFADRAYTEEGTLVPRGSEGAVITEADAVVERSLGMARSGTVTSRTGREIPVRARSLCLHGDTPGAVELARRVRARLEAAGVRVAAFA
- a CDS encoding GntR family transcriptional regulator, whose product is MAEGMADVNGLADDRALLGRTSTAERVSDILRSRIAAGFFPPGTRLSEDSIGGALGVSRNTLREAFRLLTHERLLEHQLNRGVFVRRLTDEDVEDIYRTRALVECAVVRTLGEPPYAVDGLADAVSDGRHAARTGDWKGVSTANIHFHRELVALAGSARTDELMRSVFAELRLAFHVVDEPRRLHEPYLARNRQILTALQEGRREEAERLLAEYLDDSRRRVLDAYRRSGTKDERDGG
- a CDS encoding HEAT repeat domain-containing protein, with amino-acid sequence MFDPVIAPSGTLLGLLQRGRGDGTLHALTAPRSEALAALDHCVLNDPRHDWQVENRSLYYARLYLDLHGGLGAIERHLFDAEDVLNTDDSRTGLALAVLGHLASYGRHDALELLRRYAAFGTNWAWALDELALRDDDAGLRALAAPVLARFPADAEGEAELAATVRDAYEPRPWRLWEEDPRADIGARVRAAREQGSFDRWQRQMRPAGPRPGWSVQAVFDWAQEGLERGAVLHVPAARCLSAVAGPEDRAEIVEAARSGSDGARGTALRYLADARDPAVLDLIEYAVEGHSPVVVDAATEAFERMGHPAAVERARRWAYRPDALGAAAGRVLACRGDAQDSKLVLAALREAVRGEGPDAPTLWTLVDGAGRLGIACAAPVLRHVYRETASSHLRGRAARALAATDPTFAAGFAVECLWDCEESTRGVAARHAETGDARVVNRLRRLASDPAEEDEVQTAVRSRIGPDADAPAV